In Microbacterium pumilum, the following proteins share a genomic window:
- the uraD gene encoding 2-oxo-4-hydroxy-4-carboxy-5-ureidoimidazoline decarboxylase — protein MELAEFNALDAAESARVVGVWAAIPEWVQSVVDGRPYRTVDELVAVAEGLARDWTRADLDAALSHHPRIGERPAGTGAEAAASRTEQAGMTDADDDVTALIAAGNRVYEERFGRVFLIRAAGRTPQEMLAELKRRLSNDPDAEVGEALAQLAEIALLRARGDVIETASTSTPTETGVPS, from the coding sequence ATGGAGCTCGCCGAGTTCAACGCGCTGGATGCGGCCGAGTCTGCCCGCGTGGTCGGCGTGTGGGCGGCGATTCCCGAGTGGGTGCAGTCCGTTGTCGACGGACGTCCGTACCGCACGGTCGACGAGCTCGTCGCCGTCGCGGAGGGCCTGGCGCGCGACTGGACCCGGGCAGACCTCGATGCGGCGCTTTCCCATCACCCGAGGATCGGCGAGCGGCCCGCCGGCACCGGCGCCGAAGCAGCGGCATCCCGCACCGAGCAGGCGGGCATGACCGACGCGGATGACGATGTCACGGCGTTGATCGCGGCGGGCAACCGCGTCTACGAGGAGAGATTCGGGCGTGTGTTCCTGATCCGCGCTGCAGGTCGGACGCCGCAGGAGATGCTCGCCGAGCTGAAGCGACGCCTTTCGAACGACCCAGACGCCGAAGTGGGCGAGGCCCTGGCGCAGCTCGCCGAGATCGCGCTCCTTCGGGCACGCGGCGATGTGATCGAGACGGCGTCGACGTCGACGCCGACGGAGACGGGAGTGCCCTCATGA